In Tolypothrix sp. NIES-4075, the following proteins share a genomic window:
- the cbiM gene encoding cobalt transporter CbiM, with the protein MTYSSWLHWITQPQLAMHIPDGFLSLPIIAVTWVIAIALIALALKRAQTEYQERAVPLMGVCGAFIFAAQMINFPIPGGTSGHLLGGTLAGALLGPWAGSLVMVSVFIVQGVIFQDGGLTVLGANIFNMGLIGTFGGYYLYKAIRFAIGGNKLSGMVIASSVAAWTSVVVASVVCAVELAISGTVPLTVALAAMASWHVLIGIGEAAITVVALSFIWRTRPDLFYDPPRKAIVSRPLSRY; encoded by the coding sequence ATGACCTACTCAAGCTGGTTGCATTGGATAACTCAGCCGCAGTTAGCTATGCACATCCCCGATGGCTTTCTGAGCTTACCTATTATCGCTGTGACATGGGTAATTGCGATCGCTTTGATTGCACTCGCGCTTAAGAGAGCGCAGACAGAATACCAAGAACGAGCTGTACCTCTAATGGGAGTATGTGGTGCTTTTATCTTTGCGGCTCAAATGATAAATTTCCCTATTCCTGGGGGTACTTCCGGACACCTTTTGGGTGGAACCCTCGCAGGTGCTTTGTTGGGTCCGTGGGCTGGCTCTTTGGTCATGGTGTCGGTGTTTATCGTCCAAGGTGTAATATTCCAAGATGGGGGCTTGACTGTTCTGGGTGCCAACATTTTTAATATGGGGTTGATTGGCACGTTTGGTGGTTATTATCTATACAAAGCAATTCGGTTTGCCATAGGTGGCAATAAATTGTCAGGAATGGTAATTGCTTCCTCTGTTGCAGCTTGGACAAGTGTAGTCGTTGCCTCTGTTGTATGTGCTGTAGAACTAGCTATATCTGGAACAGTTCCGTTAACGGTGGCTTTGGCTGCGATGGCATCATGGCACGTATTAATCGGTATTGGTGAGGCAGCGATTACCGTAGTAGCTCTTTCGTTTATTTGGCGGACTCGACCGGATTTATTTTACGATCCCCCACGTAAAGCTATTGTTTCTCGTCCTCTGTCGC
- a CDS encoding iron uptake porin, translating to MSDIGLLMAGVLTAGQAFPPKLPEQPLLDSDNVVQQSKQSEAKKIVPPTQITPPELIQPDASLQTVQSALKPEHQNILNKIREKIPSQGSFVQVGDKGNKGNKGDKGAGDRGQGEFTSSSSLSSPTPRIPPSPPPPLPPSPEMSQVTSVSQLDDVQPSDWAIGALQSLVERYGCIAGYPNRTYLGNTAINRYEFAAGLQHCLEQINKLITNNTANTVKDEDLIKLQRLQTEFQAELKQVEQRVDNLESQTSEIQANQFSTTTRLFGQAIFSLQGTNSADVDLFPRDKVPERKAETNLTFANSVQLTLATSFTGQDLLLTGLSSGNLNSSASSVFNNMGRLGFESNTNNDLYISDLSYRFPVSDNLGIIVGTVGVNPTNTFRGINPLEGTGEGAISLLGQRNPILAIGNGTGGVGFDWQISDRLSLQGVYSAEIPSFPGNIQAGGLFGGRYTAGAQLTVAPTNNIDVGVHYLFSHSPDGLLGTGIGDAQLISPFAPATAFNTHAVGATVTWRINPNFNLGGWGGWTHSNPVNLSGSVETTNWMVFAAFPNLLRSGNLGGILVGQPPKITSSSLPEGFNFPNFSEGGTAGGRDATSLHVELFYRAQLNDNISLTPGVFVIFNPDHNAANDPLVVGALRATFRF from the coding sequence ATGAGCGATATCGGTCTGCTGATGGCAGGCGTGTTAACTGCTGGGCAAGCATTTCCGCCCAAATTACCTGAACAGCCATTACTTGATTCAGATAATGTGGTGCAGCAGTCAAAACAGAGTGAGGCAAAGAAAATTGTCCCACCGACCCAAATCACACCACCTGAATTGATACAACCAGATGCGAGTCTCCAAACCGTCCAGTCAGCGTTAAAACCAGAGCATCAAAATATACTTAATAAAATTAGAGAAAAAATTCCCTCTCAAGGCTCCTTTGTTCAAGTAGGGGATAAGGGAAATAAGGGAAATAAGGGAGACAAGGGGGCAGGGGACAGGGGGCAGGGGGAGTTTACCTCCTCGTCTTCGTTGTCTTCCCCCACTCCCCGCATCCCCCCCTCTCCCCCTCCTCCACTTCCTCCATCCCCCGAAATGTCTCAAGTCACATCGGTGTCGCAACTGGACGATGTGCAACCTTCAGACTGGGCAATTGGAGCTTTGCAATCTCTGGTAGAGCGCTATGGCTGCATTGCGGGATATCCAAATAGGACTTATCTAGGCAACACCGCTATCAATCGTTATGAATTTGCGGCTGGTTTACAGCATTGTCTAGAGCAGATTAATAAATTAATAACTAACAATACAGCTAATACTGTTAAAGATGAGGATTTAATCAAGCTGCAACGCTTGCAAACTGAGTTTCAAGCAGAGTTAAAGCAAGTTGAGCAGCGGGTAGACAATTTAGAAAGCCAGACTAGCGAAATACAAGCAAATCAGTTTTCCACCACGACGCGACTATTTGGGCAAGCTATTTTTAGCCTCCAGGGAACGAATAGCGCTGATGTGGATTTGTTTCCTAGAGATAAAGTGCCAGAACGCAAGGCAGAAACGAATCTGACTTTTGCCAATAGCGTACAACTAACCCTCGCGACTTCGTTTACAGGGCAAGATTTACTGCTAACTGGGCTGAGTTCGGGAAATTTAAATTCTTCTGCGTCTTCAGTATTTAACAATATGGGGCGGTTGGGTTTTGAGTCAAATACAAATAACGATTTATATATCAGTGATTTATCTTATCGATTTCCGGTTTCAGACAACTTAGGAATTATTGTTGGTACGGTGGGTGTTAATCCTACGAACACCTTTCGCGGTATTAATCCTCTAGAAGGTACTGGAGAGGGAGCAATTTCTTTATTAGGTCAGCGTAACCCGATTTTGGCAATTGGTAATGGCACTGGCGGTGTTGGCTTTGACTGGCAAATAAGCGATCGCCTGAGTTTACAAGGCGTTTACAGTGCCGAAATTCCCAGTTTTCCCGGTAATATCCAAGCTGGCGGACTTTTTGGCGGCAGATATACCGCCGGCGCTCAACTAACTGTAGCACCCACCAATAACATCGATGTCGGGGTGCATTATCTTTTCTCCCACTCCCCCGATGGCTTACTAGGAACCGGTATCGGCGATGCTCAGTTAATTTCTCCTTTTGCACCTGCGACAGCTTTTAATACCCATGCTGTCGGCGCTACCGTCACATGGCGCATTAATCCTAACTTTAACTTAGGCGGTTGGGGAGGCTGGACTCACTCAAATCCAGTCAATCTTTCTGGAAGCGTGGAAACTACAAACTGGATGGTATTCGCTGCTTTTCCCAATTTACTGCGTTCCGGCAATTTGGGGGGTATTCTTGTCGGACAACCTCCGAAAATTACTTCTAGTTCTTTACCTGAAGGATTCAATTTTCCCAACTTTTCTGAAGGAGGTACAGCGGGTGGACGCGACGCCACATCACTGCACGTAGAACTTTTTTATCGCGCCCAACTCAATGACAATATCTCTCTCACTCCGGGTGTCTTTGTGATTTTCAATCCAGATCACAACGCTGCTAACGATCCCTTGGTAGTAGGGGCATTAAGAGCAACATTCCGGTTTTAA